A window of bacterium contains these coding sequences:
- a CDS encoding alkaline phosphatase family protein, translated as KVKEMKRNVVLIVLPLAGLPLLPAMTEGHKDRKPRLANLIGIDQFRASYLREYDRAFAHGFRRLLDKGFRFDPAVVDHAATLSFNGHATLHGEAIKTGISNEHARTIDVAPTLATLAGISFPDSVDDKALQIPSHSTPEKRREK; from the coding sequence AAGGTGAAAGAGATGAAAAGAAACGTTGTTCTCATTGTTTTGCCCCTGGCCGGACTGCCCCTGTTGCCGGCCATGACGGAGGGTCATAAGGATCGGAAGCCCAGGTTGGCCAATCTCATTGGGATCGATCAGTTCAGAGCCAGTTACCTCCGGGAATACGATCGCGCATTTGCACACGGGTTTCGGCGTCTTCTCGATAAGGGATTCCGTTTTGACCCGGCAGTTGTAGACCATGCAGCGACTCTCTCCTTTAACGGACACGCGACACTTCATGGGGAAGCCATCAAGACGGGCATTTCAAACGAACATGCAAGAACCATCGACGTAGCGCCTACGCTGGCCACCCTGGCTGGAATTTCATTCCCCGATAGCGTCGATGATAAGGCGTTGCAAATTCCTTCACATTCAACACCGGAAAAGAGGAGAGAAAAATGA